From Mycobacteriales bacterium, one genomic window encodes:
- a CDS encoding type IV secretory system conjugative DNA transfer family protein produces MRPHPRPGRAGTTEDLVTAAVACLLGAVLLVGLLVWTAGQLAGRLTHGRWPQVPFAEAGSVALALPGHLADPASSWPASARDQLAGSVAFYVVLTGLVLVLLAGLIGAAVVVARLRRRPDPRAERDRSSAWATRRQVPHLVVRRSERGRILLGRLGRRGPLIAAEARRSVLVVAPTQAGKTSRLVVPGVLRWDGPLVVTSVKSDVLRLTYDERLRRGRVHVFDPTGQTGYPTAKWSPLLACTDYPAAEQVASWLVEAAGDARAGDNARFWESLGAKLLGPLLFAAAHAGGGVRQVSSWVDRRETKQVTELLGYLADVDALDAWAATCAREERQRDSVYATAESILKAFASPSARGATDVVGADHLAGRVIDVRRLVTESETLYLVAPAHAQARLRPLFEALVQAVLRAAQDLYASTGQPLDPALLLMLDEAANIAPLRELATYASTGAGQGIQICSVWQDLAQIQAIYGRNAATVVNNHTARVFLPGSADLATLDQTSRMIGEFERERTSVSIGGDGHRSISTSSSQMKVAPVEYLRQLPTGSAVVLYGREPALRLHTTAWFDDPALRRLVVPDAVRPVDTVGAAAACPQAGGAPVVAAAESAPTEGDLPSAPIGARLPQEPDMCDHERSLLSVVPTGPSLLDRLAEVPGTDRYLDVTSGRGYTIHHAVDGTPIPVPLEMTEAEREQIDRRSDAYQAELLLLADKPPDDAP; encoded by the coding sequence ATGCGCCCCCACCCACGACCCGGCCGGGCCGGGACGACTGAGGACCTGGTCACCGCCGCCGTGGCGTGCCTGCTGGGAGCAGTGCTGCTGGTCGGCTTGCTGGTGTGGACTGCGGGGCAGCTCGCTGGTCGCCTCACGCACGGACGATGGCCGCAGGTCCCCTTCGCGGAGGCAGGCAGCGTCGCGCTGGCGCTTCCCGGGCACCTGGCCGATCCCGCGTCCAGCTGGCCTGCGTCGGCGCGCGATCAGCTCGCCGGTTCGGTCGCGTTCTACGTCGTCCTGACCGGTCTCGTGCTCGTGCTGCTCGCCGGCCTGATCGGCGCGGCAGTCGTCGTCGCCCGCCTTCGGCGTAGGCCCGATCCTCGCGCCGAGCGCGATCGATCATCAGCCTGGGCGACGCGGCGGCAGGTCCCGCATCTCGTCGTCCGTCGTAGCGAGCGCGGCCGGATCCTGCTCGGCCGCCTGGGCCGGCGCGGCCCCCTGATCGCCGCCGAGGCACGTCGTTCGGTCCTGGTCGTCGCGCCGACGCAGGCCGGCAAGACCAGCCGGCTCGTCGTACCCGGTGTGCTGCGCTGGGACGGGCCGCTGGTCGTGACCTCGGTGAAGAGCGACGTGCTGCGACTGACCTACGACGAGCGACTCCGCCGCGGTCGGGTGCACGTCTTCGACCCGACCGGACAGACCGGCTACCCGACAGCCAAGTGGAGCCCGCTGCTGGCCTGCACCGACTACCCGGCCGCCGAGCAGGTCGCCTCCTGGCTCGTCGAGGCCGCCGGGGACGCGCGGGCCGGCGACAACGCGCGATTCTGGGAGAGCCTGGGCGCCAAACTCCTCGGCCCGCTGCTGTTCGCCGCTGCGCATGCCGGTGGCGGCGTACGACAGGTGTCATCGTGGGTCGACCGGCGCGAGACGAAGCAGGTGACCGAGCTCCTCGGCTACCTGGCCGACGTCGATGCCCTCGACGCGTGGGCGGCCACCTGCGCCCGCGAGGAGCGGCAACGCGACTCCGTCTACGCGACCGCCGAGTCGATCCTCAAGGCGTTCGCCAGCCCGTCCGCCCGCGGCGCCACCGACGTCGTCGGGGCAGACCACCTCGCCGGCCGGGTGATCGACGTACGCCGGCTCGTCACCGAGAGCGAGACGCTCTACCTCGTCGCCCCGGCGCACGCGCAGGCCCGGTTGCGGCCGCTGTTCGAAGCCTTGGTGCAGGCGGTGCTCCGGGCGGCCCAGGACCTGTACGCCTCGACCGGTCAGCCTCTCGACCCAGCGCTGCTGCTCATGCTCGACGAGGCCGCGAACATCGCCCCGCTGCGGGAGCTGGCGACCTACGCCTCGACGGGCGCTGGTCAGGGCATCCAGATCTGCTCGGTCTGGCAGGACCTCGCGCAGATCCAGGCGATCTACGGTCGGAACGCGGCCACGGTGGTCAACAACCACACCGCCCGAGTCTTCCTCCCTGGCTCGGCCGACCTCGCCACCCTCGACCAGACCTCCCGGATGATCGGCGAGTTCGAGCGCGAACGGACCTCGGTGAGCATCGGCGGCGACGGACACCGCAGCATCAGCACCTCCTCGTCGCAGATGAAGGTCGCCCCGGTCGAGTACTTGCGGCAGCTGCCCACCGGCAGCGCTGTCGTGCTGTACGGCCGGGAGCCGGCGCTGCGGCTGCACACCACCGCCTGGTTCGACGACCCGGCGCTGCGGCGCCTCGTCGTGCCGGACGCGGTTCGACCTGTGGACACGGTTGGGGCGGCAGCTGCTTGTCCACAGGCTGGCGGCGCCCCTGTTGTGGCGGCGGCCGAAAGTGCTCCTACTGAGGGTGACCTGCCCAGCGCGCCGATCGGCGCCCGGTTACCCCAGGAGCCTGACATGTGCGACCACGAACGCTCATTGCTCTCTGTCGTGCCGACCGGCCCGTCGCTGCTCGACCGGCTGGCGGAGGTGCCCGGGACTGATCGCTACCTCGACGTCACGTCCGGCCGCGGGTACACGATCCACCACGCCGTCGACGGAACGCCGATCCCGGTGCCGCTGGAGATGACCGAAGCCGAGCGCGAGCAGATCGACCGGCGAAGCGACGCGTACCAGGCCGAGCTGCTGCTTCTCGCGGACAAGCCACCGGACGACGCGCCATGA
- a CDS encoding ATP-binding protein, which translates to MNLARPARLPVHRATTATLQAAYPFMAEAGLGSRGTYIGRDLFGGSFCFDPFELYAAGQLTNPNLLVVGQVGSGKSSFVKTFLWRQQTFGRAAWVADPKGEYGDLAAACDTTPLRLGPGQPTRLNPLDTGPADVDVPPAEVAGRRLRLLLALASTALDRPLVPVEHAALDLALRAITTATGRAPILPDLVEALLAPSAEAASSLRMEVAALTEASRDVALVMRRMCTGDLAGMFDAPTTVDPRDLAGPLMVLDLAEVYQHNRDALPLVMTCATAWLQAAVHATDAARRYVVVDEAWALLSSLGTARWLQQSYKLARAHGVANLAVLHRLSDLTAAGPAGSEQALLARGLLADAGTRVVYTQPVSEVSQARELLALTSTEAELLPHLPQGTALWKVGVRSFVVEHRRSAAELAMTDTDARMLADR; encoded by the coding sequence GTGAACCTCGCCCGGCCGGCACGGCTCCCGGTGCACCGCGCCACCACGGCCACGCTGCAGGCCGCGTACCCCTTCATGGCCGAGGCCGGACTCGGCAGCCGCGGCACCTACATCGGCCGTGACCTGTTCGGCGGGTCGTTCTGCTTCGACCCCTTCGAGCTCTACGCGGCGGGACAGCTGACCAACCCGAACCTGCTCGTCGTCGGCCAGGTCGGCTCCGGCAAGTCCAGCTTCGTCAAGACGTTCCTGTGGCGCCAGCAGACCTTCGGCCGCGCGGCCTGGGTCGCCGATCCGAAGGGCGAGTACGGCGACCTGGCCGCCGCGTGCGACACGACGCCGCTGCGGCTCGGCCCCGGGCAGCCGACCCGGCTCAACCCGCTCGACACCGGGCCGGCGGACGTCGACGTGCCTCCTGCCGAAGTGGCCGGGCGGCGACTGCGGCTGCTGCTGGCCCTGGCCAGCACCGCGCTGGACCGGCCGCTGGTGCCTGTCGAGCACGCGGCGTTGGACCTCGCCCTGCGGGCGATCACCACGGCGACTGGCCGCGCGCCGATCCTGCCCGACCTCGTCGAGGCCCTGCTCGCCCCCTCGGCCGAGGCGGCCTCCTCCCTGCGCATGGAGGTGGCGGCGCTGACCGAGGCGTCACGCGACGTCGCGCTCGTGATGCGCCGGATGTGCACGGGTGACCTGGCCGGCATGTTCGACGCGCCGACCACGGTGGACCCTCGCGACCTCGCGGGTCCGCTGATGGTGCTCGACCTCGCCGAGGTCTACCAGCACAACCGCGACGCGCTGCCGCTGGTCATGACCTGCGCGACGGCCTGGCTGCAGGCGGCCGTCCACGCGACCGACGCGGCCAGGCGCTACGTCGTCGTCGACGAGGCCTGGGCCCTGCTGTCCTCGCTCGGTACGGCGCGGTGGCTGCAGCAGTCCTACAAGCTGGCGCGGGCGCACGGCGTCGCCAACCTCGCCGTACTGCACCGGCTCTCGGATTTGACGGCTGCCGGACCGGCCGGGTCGGAGCAGGCGCTGCTCGCCCGGGGACTGCTGGCCGACGCCGGCACCCGCGTCGTCTACACCCAGCCGGTCAGTGAGGTCAGCCAGGCGCGCGAGCTGCTCGCGCTGACCAGCACCGAGGCCGAGCTGCTGCCGCACCTGCCGCAGGGCACAGCTCTCTGGAAGGTGGGGGTCCGCTCCTTCGTCGTGGAGCACCGCCGCAGCGCTGCGGAGCTGGCGATGACGGACACCGATGCCCGGATGCTGGCCGACCGATGA
- a CDS encoding SCO6880 family protein, producing the protein MTAATEAPPKAGVYRFGPRETRGVLLGLRAGQLAFLLTGAIAVVGGLAVGPLGTLAGVVVLLVMATAALVPVAGRTAEQWLPALAAHQLSRLADGGRTYWRPRRRAPSGAPVALGLPGSLARLVMIEPKVDGGRTVGVIRDPSAGTLTAVAAVRGSTFALADAADKDRRVAAWGALLAGVARDGSPVRRLAWLECTLPDPGDAPERFWTEAGGRGSATAAASYRSLIEAASPVTQAHETHLVVQLDERRTRRSSRPMAGDPDGGTAALMRELAAVQEQLLRAGLELAGWLPPRALAAVVRTSYEPSASRTLARRTDGDGEGAGVDVAAAGPMATENAWAHYRTDDAWHVTYWISEWPRLPVGADFLAPLLLTTSCRRTVAVVAEPVDPRRAARETRAARTAELANAALRARMGQVTTERTRTEAADIEEREAELVAGHAAYRFSGYITVSGRSLQELEDGCGQVEQAAHRAFLELRRLYGQQDEAFTFTLPLARGLR; encoded by the coding sequence ATGACCGCCGCAACCGAAGCCCCACCCAAGGCCGGCGTCTACCGGTTTGGACCACGTGAGACCCGTGGCGTCCTGCTGGGTCTGCGCGCGGGGCAGCTGGCGTTCTTGCTCACCGGCGCGATCGCCGTCGTCGGTGGGCTTGCCGTCGGACCTCTCGGAACGCTCGCCGGAGTCGTCGTGCTCCTGGTGATGGCGACCGCAGCCCTGGTGCCGGTCGCCGGCCGGACGGCGGAGCAGTGGCTGCCGGCGCTCGCCGCTCATCAACTCTCCCGGCTCGCTGACGGCGGCCGTACGTACTGGCGGCCGCGGCGGCGAGCCCCTTCCGGCGCGCCGGTCGCGCTCGGCCTGCCAGGATCGCTCGCCCGCCTCGTCATGATCGAGCCGAAGGTCGACGGCGGCCGGACGGTCGGCGTCATCCGCGACCCGTCCGCGGGCACACTGACCGCTGTTGCAGCGGTGCGGGGTTCGACTTTCGCGCTCGCCGATGCTGCGGACAAGGACCGTCGCGTGGCTGCCTGGGGAGCGCTGCTCGCGGGCGTCGCCCGCGACGGCTCCCCGGTCCGGCGACTGGCCTGGCTGGAGTGCACCCTTCCTGACCCGGGCGACGCCCCCGAGCGGTTCTGGACCGAGGCGGGAGGCAGGGGGAGCGCGACCGCTGCCGCGTCCTACCGCTCGTTGATCGAGGCGGCCAGCCCGGTCACGCAGGCGCACGAGACCCACCTGGTGGTCCAGCTCGACGAGCGCCGCACGCGTCGGTCCTCCCGGCCGATGGCAGGAGACCCCGACGGCGGTACGGCGGCGCTGATGCGGGAGCTGGCCGCCGTCCAGGAGCAGCTCCTGCGAGCCGGCCTCGAACTCGCCGGCTGGCTCCCGCCCCGGGCGCTGGCTGCTGTCGTGCGTACCAGCTACGAGCCGAGCGCCAGCCGTACCCTGGCCCGCCGCACCGACGGTGACGGCGAAGGCGCCGGCGTCGACGTGGCCGCGGCCGGACCGATGGCCACCGAGAACGCGTGGGCGCACTACCGCACCGATGACGCCTGGCATGTGACGTACTGGATCTCGGAGTGGCCGAGGCTGCCGGTGGGCGCCGACTTCCTCGCCCCCCTGCTGTTGACCACCTCCTGCCGCAGGACCGTCGCGGTCGTCGCCGAACCGGTCGACCCGCGTCGTGCCGCTCGCGAGACCCGCGCGGCCCGCACCGCCGAGCTCGCCAACGCCGCGCTGCGCGCGCGGATGGGGCAGGTGACCACCGAGCGGACCCGTACAGAGGCAGCCGACATCGAGGAGCGCGAGGCCGAGCTGGTCGCCGGCCACGCGGCCTACCGGTTCAGCGGCTACATCACCGTGAGCGGCCGCAGCCTGCAGGAGCTCGAGGACGGCTGCGGGCAGGTCGAGCAGGCCGCACACCGGGCGTTCCTGGAGCTCCGGCGGTTGTACGGCCAGCAGGACGAGGCGTTCACCTTCACCCTGCCGCTCGCCCGGGGGCTTCGATGA
- a CDS encoding NlpC/P60 family protein: MKAALSLAAVGIFAVTPVMAVVAGGSPAMATASTDALVDIPPDLLALYQRSAARCPGLPWAVLAAIGKIESDHGRSTAPGVRSGSNVAGAAGPMQFGIGGKAGDTWSAYGVDGDANGTTDVYDAADAVPAAADYLCANGAGEPARLSDAIFAYNHADWYVADVLAQAAAYTQWVSLPAPSGAAQVAITFAQSKLGLPYQWGGAGPLYDCSGLTQAAYAAAGVQLRRTSREQFWDGPHVPKAQLQPGDLIFYADDVNDPATIHHLGLYVGDGRMIEAARTGTLIRYASIDRPGYIGAVRPIGITG; encoded by the coding sequence GTGAAGGCGGCCCTGTCGCTGGCCGCCGTGGGGATCTTCGCCGTCACGCCGGTGATGGCCGTGGTGGCCGGCGGATCCCCGGCGATGGCCACGGCGAGCACGGACGCGCTCGTCGACATCCCCCCGGACCTGCTCGCCCTCTACCAGCGGAGCGCTGCGCGCTGCCCGGGCTTGCCCTGGGCCGTCCTGGCCGCCATCGGGAAGATCGAGAGCGATCACGGACGGTCCACCGCACCCGGGGTCCGCTCGGGCAGCAACGTCGCGGGAGCCGCCGGACCGATGCAGTTCGGGATCGGTGGCAAGGCCGGGGACACCTGGTCGGCGTACGGCGTCGATGGGGACGCGAACGGCACGACCGACGTGTACGACGCCGCAGACGCCGTCCCGGCCGCAGCGGACTACCTCTGCGCCAACGGAGCCGGCGAGCCGGCCCGACTGTCCGACGCGATCTTCGCCTACAACCATGCTGACTGGTACGTGGCCGACGTGCTGGCCCAGGCGGCCGCCTACACCCAGTGGGTGTCGCTGCCCGCCCCCTCCGGAGCGGCGCAGGTCGCGATCACCTTCGCCCAGAGCAAGCTCGGCTTGCCGTACCAGTGGGGCGGGGCAGGGCCGCTCTACGACTGCTCGGGTCTGACCCAGGCGGCGTATGCCGCGGCCGGTGTTCAGCTACGCAGGACCAGCCGCGAGCAGTTCTGGGACGGCCCGCACGTCCCGAAGGCGCAGCTGCAGCCCGGTGACCTCATCTTCTACGCCGACGACGTCAACGACCCGGCGACCATCCACCACCTCGGGCTCTACGTCGGTGACGGCCGGATGATCGAAGCGGCCCGGACGGGGACCCTCATCCGCTACGCGTCCATCGATCGGCCGGGCTACATCGGCGCCGTGCGTCCGATCGGGATCACGGGATGA
- a CDS encoding DnaB-like helicase N-terminal domain-containing protein, translating into MTAQQRPWGAEPAEPPQDIPAEQAVLGAILLSAEVASRLLPRLRTEQFHRPAHGELLGVMQHLNDRGDPVDPLTVHAELRRRGRLQFGERKAAVVLHDLLAATPTVANAGHYACIVAETAARRRAVEAGVRLVQLAGAGHGDLDELMSGAVHELACLRAAVERHHALVPPAREPSPVDRPLRAVGLSDRC; encoded by the coding sequence ATGACCGCCCAACAACGCCCGTGGGGAGCGGAGCCGGCAGAGCCACCGCAGGACATCCCGGCCGAGCAGGCCGTGCTCGGCGCGATCCTGCTCAGCGCCGAAGTCGCGAGCCGGCTGCTGCCCCGGCTGCGGACCGAGCAGTTCCACCGGCCCGCGCACGGCGAGCTGCTCGGCGTCATGCAGCACCTGAACGACCGAGGCGACCCCGTCGACCCACTGACGGTGCACGCCGAGCTGCGTCGCCGCGGTCGGCTCCAGTTCGGCGAGCGCAAGGCCGCCGTCGTACTGCACGACCTACTCGCCGCGACACCGACGGTGGCCAACGCGGGGCACTACGCCTGCATCGTCGCCGAGACCGCCGCTCGCCGCCGGGCCGTCGAGGCAGGGGTGCGGCTCGTCCAGCTCGCCGGCGCCGGCCACGGCGATCTCGACGAGCTGATGTCCGGCGCGGTCCACGAGCTGGCGTGCCTGCGCGCGGCCGTCGAGCGACACCACGCACTGGTCCCCCCGGCCCGCGAGCCGTCGCCCGTCGACCGTCCGCTGCGCGCCGTCGGCCTCTCCGACCGTTGCTGA